The Bacteroides sp. genome includes a region encoding these proteins:
- the pepE gene encoding dipeptidase PepE, producing the protein MKLLLISNSTNYGEEYLGWPRPFISEFLASTGVKNILFVPYAGVGLSPDGDIRASYDRYEERVKGVFGELGYNIHSIHKEPDPVRAVNGAEAIAVGGGNTFHLVYMMHKTGIMDAIRRRALDGIPYMGWSAGSNVACPTLMTTNDMPIIEPESFKCMNLVPFQINPHYLDANPEGHGGETRQQRIEEFLVVNKEMAVAGLRESSLFEVDGFELKLKGSRPLRVFRFGEEPEEVEQGSDVNFLME; encoded by the coding sequence ATGAAGCTTTTATTGATCAGCAATTCAACCAATTACGGAGAAGAATACCTTGGCTGGCCGAGGCCGTTTATTTCCGAATTCCTTGCCTCCACCGGGGTGAAGAACATCCTGTTCGTTCCCTATGCAGGGGTGGGGCTGTCGCCCGATGGCGATATCAGGGCATCCTACGACCGATACGAGGAAAGGGTAAAGGGCGTTTTCGGGGAGCTCGGGTATAACATCCATTCGATCCACAAGGAGCCAGATCCCGTTCGGGCGGTAAACGGTGCCGAGGCGATTGCAGTGGGAGGGGGGAACACCTTTCACCTGGTGTACATGATGCACAAAACGGGTATCATGGATGCCATCCGCCGGCGCGCCCTCGACGGGATCCCATACATGGGCTGGAGTGCCGGGTCGAATGTGGCCTGCCCTACGCTCATGACCACCAACGATATGCCCATCATCGAGCCTGAAAGTTTCAAATGCATGAACCTGGTCCCCTTCCAGATCAATCCCCATTACCTCGATGCCAACCCCGAAGGCCACGGCGGGGAGACCCGCCAGCAGCGCATCGAAGAATTCCTGGTGGTCAACAAGGAAATGGCCGTCGCCGGGCTGCGCGAAAGTTCACTCTTCGAAGTCGACGGGTTTGAACTGAAACTCAAGGGCAGCCGCCCGTTGAGGGTCTTCCGCTTCGGAGAGGAGCCGGAAGAAGTAGAGCAGGGGAGTGATGTGAATTTTTTGATGGAATAG
- a CDS encoding TRAP transporter TatT component family protein, giving the protein MKNLNNPFSFMAMLVICAMLGSCASFKPGYRYIHEKQSEEDPVLLLRQAEKTESTAGTREDVEALIEAYMKVEKADPMNYRALWKIGNYHMLMGAAYADKRRIKKHHYKEAVKYCEKAMCTNPAFREASENGAKVTDALDLLTIDQLDAMGYWYTARFYYFSEALKGMGRLINTRIVIDNNKMIERIDELDSTWAGGGNYFARGLYYIAIPERFGGSTERSAREFATAIAIGPEYIVNRWGRAKYLYDLIGEKEGFLSDTQWVLEQDPHSAGNPYPWNVYFQNDTRKMLEERYNE; this is encoded by the coding sequence ATGAAGAATTTGAACAATCCTTTCTCATTCATGGCAATGCTGGTCATCTGTGCCATGTTGGGTTCATGCGCTTCTTTTAAACCCGGATATAGGTATATCCATGAGAAACAAAGCGAGGAAGATCCGGTTCTTCTCTTGCGGCAAGCCGAGAAAACGGAATCAACTGCCGGGACCAGGGAGGATGTGGAAGCGCTCATTGAAGCCTACATGAAGGTCGAAAAGGCTGACCCGATGAACTATCGTGCCCTCTGGAAAATAGGAAACTACCATATGCTGATGGGGGCGGCCTACGCCGATAAGCGCAGGATAAAAAAACATCATTACAAGGAAGCCGTGAAATACTGTGAGAAAGCCATGTGCACGAATCCGGCTTTCCGGGAGGCCTCTGAAAACGGCGCGAAGGTCACTGACGCCCTGGATTTGCTTACAATTGATCAGCTTGATGCAATGGGCTACTGGTACACTGCAAGGTTTTATTATTTCAGTGAAGCCCTGAAAGGGATGGGAAGACTGATAAATACCCGGATCGTGATTGACAACAATAAAATGATCGAGCGCATCGATGAGCTCGACAGTACCTGGGCAGGAGGCGGGAACTACTTTGCAAGAGGGCTATACTACATAGCCATTCCTGAACGATTTGGGGGAAGCACGGAGCGTTCTGCCAGAGAGTTTGCAACGGCAATTGCAATTGGCCCTGAATACATTGTCAACCGCTGGGGAAGGGCCAAGTACCTTTATGACCTGATAGGTGAAAAGGAAGGTTTTTTGTCAGATACGCAATGGGTGCTGGAGCAGGATCCCCATTCAGCAGGTAATCCATATCCCTGGAATGTCTACTTCCAGAATGATACCAGGAAAATGCTGGAAGAAAGGTATAATGAATGA
- a CDS encoding alpha/beta hydrolase: MLFREPIRALLPLVICMLSVFPGNAQKVESLYVNELNSGCNVLVITNRVVQDTGKRLHFPNQVSEDKNLLLLKAVFYRPDSLQVNRVTGEEFYTAVTETENDWVLFIHGDSKTFEQAVMRGFDIQYLHKVNVIVFSWPSRDPELGGVKNFKNSKQQVVESLDHFIALMDFIQSLKNADPDFWKQHRLSCFIHSLGNYYLENMAKHGPLADKNGLFNNLILNAAAVNQDGHPEWLEKITIQNRIYITSNRQDFNLKGVRIFTKDGKQLGEKVKHPLAANAKYIQFTRAVGFRFPTGTTHTYFIGKMADNSMNIRRFYTEILHGNPINLDDQSLFSRRKDGLGYDIKK; the protein is encoded by the coding sequence ATGTTATTTCGTGAACCCATACGTGCACTATTACCCTTGGTCATTTGCATGCTTTCGGTTTTCCCGGGCAATGCCCAGAAAGTTGAATCTTTGTATGTGAATGAACTGAACTCGGGCTGCAACGTGCTGGTGATCACGAACAGGGTGGTTCAGGATACCGGAAAAAGACTGCATTTCCCTAACCAGGTAAGTGAAGATAAAAACCTTCTCCTGCTCAAGGCTGTTTTTTACCGTCCTGATTCACTTCAGGTAAACAGGGTAACCGGGGAAGAATTTTATACTGCTGTAACAGAAACCGAAAATGATTGGGTGCTGTTTATCCATGGCGACAGCAAAACCTTCGAGCAGGCAGTAATGCGTGGATTTGATATTCAATACCTGCACAAGGTAAACGTGATCGTTTTCAGCTGGCCTTCCAGGGATCCGGAACTGGGAGGAGTTAAGAATTTCAAGAATTCAAAACAGCAGGTGGTCGAATCGCTGGATCACTTCATCGCTTTAATGGACTTCATTCAATCCTTGAAAAACGCAGATCCTGATTTTTGGAAGCAACACAGGCTTTCCTGCTTCATTCACAGCCTGGGCAATTACTACCTGGAAAACATGGCTAAACATGGGCCGCTAGCGGACAAAAACGGATTATTCAACAACCTGATCCTTAACGCGGCAGCGGTAAACCAGGATGGTCACCCGGAATGGCTGGAAAAAATTACTATCCAAAACAGGATATACATCACCAGTAACAGGCAGGACTTTAATCTGAAAGGGGTTCGGATATTTACGAAAGACGGAAAACAGCTTGGTGAAAAGGTAAAACACCCCCTGGCAGCAAATGCTAAATACATACAGTTTACACGGGCAGTTGGATTTCGATTTCCTACCGGTACCACCCATACCTATTTCATAGGTAAAATGGCTGATAATAGCATGAATATACGCCGTTTTTACACCGAGATCCTGCATGGTAATCCGATAAACCTTGATGATCAGAGTTTATTTAGCAGGCGGAAAGACGGACTGGGATATGATATCAAAAAATAA